The Stegostoma tigrinum isolate sSteTig4 chromosome 38, sSteTig4.hap1, whole genome shotgun sequence genome contains a region encoding:
- the LOC132206425 gene encoding ferritin, heavy subunit-like, whose amino-acid sequence MSSQISQNYHQDCEAAVKRQINVELTASYLYQSLMSYFDRDDVALPHFSRFFKDQSREKQEHAEKLLKFQNQRGGRVLLQDVKKPERDEWGNSLQAMQVALDVEKNVNQSLLDLHQLATAQTDPHLCDFLETHYLDEEVEIIKQLGDYITNLKRLGAPENGMGEYLFDRLSLEDSS is encoded by the exons ATGAGttcccagatcagtcagaactatcaccaggattgtgaagctgctgtcaaaaggcagattaatgtggagctcactgcctcctatctctatcagtctttg atgtcctactttgaccgggatgatgtggccctcccccacttctccaggttcttcaaagatcagtcccgggagaagcaggaacatgcagagaagctgctgaaattccagaatcagcgtggaggccgagtcctcctccaggatgtgaag AAGCCtgagagggatgagtggggtaacagtctgcaggcaatgcaggttgccctggatgtggagaagaatgtgaaccagagtttgctggatctacaccaactcgccacagcccagactgaccctcat ctgtgtgacttcctggagactcactatttggatgaggaggtggagatcatcaagcaactcggggactacatcaccaacctgaagcgcctgggagcccctgagaatgggatgggagagtacctgtttgacaggctctccctggaggacagcagttag
- the LOC132206570 gene encoding ferritin, middle subunit-like, with amino-acid sequence MASQISQNYHQDCEAAVNKQVNVELTASYLYQSLMSYFDRDDVALPHVSQFFQDQSQEKQEHAEKLLKFQNQRGGRVLLQDVKKPERAEWGNSLQAMQVALDLEKNVNQSLLDLHQLATAQTDPHLCDFLETHYLDEEVEIIKQLGDYITNLKRLGAPENGMGEYLFDRLSLEDSS; translated from the exons atggcctcccagatcagtcagaactatcaccaggattgtgaagctgctgtcaacaagcaggttaatgtggagctcactgcctcctatctctatcagtctttg atgtcctactttgaccgggatgatgttgccctcccCCATGTCTCCCAGTTCTTCCAAGATCAGTCCCAGGAGAagcaggaacatgcagagaagctgctgaaattccagaatcagcgtggaggcagagtcctcctccaggatgtgaag aagccagagagggctgagtggggtaacagcctgcaggcaatgcaggttgccctggatctggagaagaatgtgaaccagagtttgctggatctacaccaactcgccacagcccagactgaccctcat ctgtgtgacttcctggagacccactatttggatgaggaggtggagatcatcaagcaacttggggactacatcaccaacctgaagcgcctgggagcccctgagaatgggatgggagagtacctgtttgacaggctctccctggaggacagcagttag